One Setaria viridis chromosome 3, Setaria_viridis_v4.0, whole genome shotgun sequence DNA window includes the following coding sequences:
- the LOC117848057 gene encoding uncharacterized protein isoform X5 — protein sequence MAAADDDDSDVILLVHQLPVDMDGPDEGRLAHLLPPLHRAPPPPPPPPFRAPPPPQAVASAEHRLYFRGWLGAPRHWEVWVAKLRPLHAPLWRRLGIHDAVLASTYRIKPDASHVLHLASFWSPATSTFAFPWGEATLTLHDVAVIAGLPATGSPVPAPLQPEWRPDEAALNGVRLGFNRSACKKAHLSAWIKHFLTDHNDTVLEHAAFLALWLTRFVLPGHPESTMRQAVFPIAVRLARGERVALAPAVLASLYRDLRDIKSFLVAAGAASTTGNADMLSSLSLYSPLYLLHLWIWERFPALRPGRENLLGDGEPMAARWHDLSRKANPTLIREVLNSRDNFLWQLPYATALKKYSGWVCSSDLTGNDQLRLLAHCLRPCELVGMDCIEQYLPHRVARQFGLDQDVPMDVRRANQDWAVAWQTYELEGKNVSLFIPQSEPGITARYAQWWKQQVQPSDLRAGAPSIPLESKTSKRRVKKTPAAMEAEAEKERRMKKARVSPSDKKRKLEELYDPKFSGWLAAGRSGISDAAGSSYKKGSLPKYDMGSDEALLPNVGATNDDVVLLLPRLQTASPAVVVPKKDDIMNPVIGDGGNSIVDISPEISTNELEGGATAMQKEETLNNPVVRSLDITDKPEDDTAVMKSEEEAMEISVARSLDIKDRPEEGTTLVMELEKEAMETHNIPEDDTIKVPQLGYEKLRDTAPAPIEEDTKEKPCADDKDLAEKDVDESMEVYKVKQAEGEGCDLLMEKYGDNVADALGERCDLLIEKDGANITDALGVEQAAEGQATSLTKKSIHDHVEEITLVEELDEQSERATRIRAEDIPEEITQAHEKESDNNDMMKDSKNSTDSEMLCSSATVQFKGGMMEKQCIQNVEPNNQRELSSESDAAAMKVEGIYDHRTMDMEELALTQKHDHKIIGENKATAILERSHMLDSGVKSDLITLEVDEIHTAGGMQNQEILDLDKHKMVPKQKQDRIIIWENKETMVLEGSHMLDSRVKSDSVTLETDETHAGGGIRHQEILGLDKEMALKQKQDHIIACENKETTELRGIHMLDSRMKSDLATLEVDKTPPAEGNENQDILDVNKQQGTSGTQDLGTAIGNNKMNMSEDEDIPVCSGYQIGPTIESNKMNMSEDAGIPDCGEYQIDPTVIEVNEVESTKRLPNQELLDNREQLAMEEGQHLETTIENNKMNLPNEADALVCGEHQIDSTGTEVPEVKSSSVIQNQELLDNKEDQVTEKRMECHTAYESGIPLEEAYKFGDGVDTCVVAVNITEKRMECEIAYESRISLEEAYTLGGADTCGVAVNVSDSTQNKETCTTEEAMEDKQHHEVEHVNEERILEDTTMIDSSELKSDVTHVEVDMAGSKEGTLNQHATDVEVGMAGSKEGTLNQYALSVETEAAVQEKQDHEMAGEDNRDVADVNALECRVKPDGVVKLSHETLLTTQSVSSEDKENAPSFEEHNITEVAGFESNQTTGMEPEGALPLEPKNMVEVKQENLESETERSIFRENDEVTCKDQTSACVLISPSNVDDQCDDDNGWAEEPTKSNDKLASDSINTSCRDPVKFGKSSNEEVKKAQNIRSMYLKDIKESLGRIRAEPLNRVQATNFCYPSRHAVQESHSACKEIKVPLRDSGRDFGRDRALELVATSPAEESSRWRQEQYALQILEDVQNARIAEKTRMEMEIRILKAQIASMERQVMNLDHFSEVKSRSKRH from the exons atggccgccgccgacgatgaCGACAGCGATGtgatcctcctcgtccaccaGCTCCCCGTCGACATGGACGGGCCCGACGAGGGCCGCCTCGCCCATCTCCTGCCCCCGCTCCACCGCgcccctcccccgcccccgcctccccccttccgcgcccctcccccaccccaagccgtcgcctccgccgagCACCGCCTCTACTTCCGCGGCTGGCTCGGCGCCCCGCGCCATTGGGAGGTCTGGGTCGCCAAGCTCCGCCCGCTCCACGCCCCGCTCTGGCGCCGCCTCGGCATCCACGACGCCGTCCTCGCCTCCACCTACAGGATCAAGCCCGACGCCTCCCACGTCCTCCACCTCGCCTCCTTCTGGTCCCCCGCCACATCCACCTTCGCCTTCCCCTGGGGCGAGGCCACCCTCACCCTCCACGACGTCGCCGTCATCGCCGGATTGCCCGCCACCGGCTCCCCCGTCCCCGCGCCGCTACAGCCCGAATGGCGCCCCGACGAGGCCGCGCTCAACGGGGTGCGCCTCGGCTTCAACCGCAGCGCCTGCAAGAAGGCGCACCTCTCCGCCTGGATCAAGCACTTCCTCACCGATCACAACGACACCGTCCTCGAGCACGCCGCCTTCCTCGCCCTCTGGCTCACGCGCTTCGTGCTCCCGGGCCACCCGGAGTCCACCATGCGCCAGGCTGTCTTCCCCATCGCCGTCCGCCTCGCGCGCGGCGAGCGCGtcgcgctcgcgcccgccgTGCTCGCCTCCCTCTACAGGGACCTGCGCGACATCAAGTCATTCCTCGTCGCCGCAGGTGCCGCCTCCACCACTGGCAATGCTGATATGCTATCTTCCTTATCCCTCTATTCGCCCCTCTACCTTCTTCATCTCTGGATATGGGAGCGCTTCCCTGCGCTCAGGCCTGGAAGGGAGAACCTGCTGGGGGATGGTGAGCCCATGGCCGCTCGCTGGCATGATCTGAGCAGAAAGGCCAACCCGACACTCATACGCGAGGTCCTCAATTCAAGGGACAACTTTCTATGGCAGCTTCCTTATGCCACTGCTCTCAAGAAGTACAGTGGCTGGGTTTGCAGCAGCGATCTCACTGGAAATGATCAACTGAGATTGCTGGCACACTGCTTGCGGCCTTGTGAGCTTGTGGGGATGGATTGCATTGAGCAGTACCTCCCACACCGCGTTGCAAGGCAGTTTGGACTGGACCAAGATGTGCCTATGGATGTTCGCCGTGCCAATCAGGATTGGGCGGTTGCTTGGCAGACCTATGAACTGGAGGGGAAGAATGTGAGTTTATTCATCCCTCAGTCTGAACCTGGGATCACGGCACGGTATGCGCAGTGGTGGAAGCAGCAAGTACAACCTTCTGATCTTCGTGCAGGGGCACCAAGCATTCCACTGGAGTCAAAGACTTCCAAACGCAGGGTGAAAAAGACGCCAGCTGCAATGGAAGCTGAGGCAGAGAAGGAGCGCAGGATGAAGAAGGCCCGTGTCTCACCTAGTGACAAAAAACGCAAGCTTGAAGAGTTGTATGATCCAAAGTTCTCAGGTTGGCTTGCAGCTGGACGAAGTGGGATAAGTGATGCTGCTGGCAGCAGCTACAAAAAGGGATCCTTGCCAAAATATGACATGGGATCAGATGAGGCGTTGCTGCCTAATGTTGGAGCTACCAATGATGATGTTGTGCTACTTCTGCCAAGGCTACAAACAGCAAGTCCTGCTGTAGTTGTGCCCAAGAAGGATGATATCATGAATCCGGTTATAGGTGATGGAGGAAACTCCATAGTAGATATTTCCCCAGAAATCTCCACTAATGAACTTGAAGGAGGTGCTACTGCAATGCAGAAGGAGGAAACACTTAATAATCCTGTAGTCAGGTCTCTTGATATCACAGATAAGCCAGAAGATGACACTGCGGTAATGAAGTCAGAGGAGGAAGCTATGGAAATTTCTGTAGCTAGGTCTCTTGATATCAAAGATAGGCCAGAAGAAGGAACCACTTTGGTAATGGAGTTGGAGAAGGAAGCTATGGAAACACATAATATTCCTGAAGACGATACTATAAAAGTTCCTCAATTAGGATATGAAAAGTTAAGAGATACAGCACCAGCACCGATAGAGGAAGATACCAAGGAAAAGCCCTGTGCAGATGACAAGGATCTAGCAGAGAAAGATGTAGATGAGTCCATGGAGGTTTACAAAGTAAAACAAGCCGAAGGGGAGGGATGCGACCTGTTGATGGAGAAATACGGTGATAATGTTGCTGATGCTCTTGGAGAGAGATGTGATTTATTAATTGAGAAAGATGGTGCTAATATTACTGATGCTCTTGGAGTAGAACAGGCGGCAGAAGGACAAGCCACGTCATTGACAAAGAAAAGTATACATGACCATGTTGAGGAAATTACTCTAGTTGAGGAGCTGGATGAACAAAGCGAGAGGGCTACAAGGATAAGAGCGGAGGACATCCCTGAAGAAATCACTCAGGCACATGAAAAGGAATCTGATAATAATGATATGATGAAAGATTCAAAGAACTCAACCGACAGTGAGATGCTTTGTAGTTCAGCTACTGTACAGTTTAAAGGAGGCATGATGGAGAAGCAATGCATTCAGAATGTTGAGCCGAATAATCAGAGGGAACTGTCATCTGAATCTGATGCAGCTGCTATGAAGGTTGAAGGAATTTATGACCACAGAACCATGGATATGGAG GAACTGGCTCTGACACAGAAACATGACCACAAAATCATAGGCGAGAACAAGGCAACAGCAATATTGGAAAGAAGCCATATGCTGGATAGTGGAGTGAAATCTGATTTGATCACTTTGGAGGTTGATGAAATTCACACTGCAGGAGGAATGCAAAACCAGGAAATTTTGGACTTGGACAAG CACAAAATGGTTCCAAAACAGAAACAGGACCGCATAATCATATGGGAGAACAAGGAGACAATGGTTTTGGAAGGCAGCCATATGCTAGATAGCAGAGTGAAATCGGATTCGGTCACTTTGGAGACTGATGAAACTCATGCTGGAGGAGGAATTCGACACCAGGAAATTTTGGGCTTGGATAAG GAAATGGCTCTGAAACAAAAACAGGACCACATAATCGCATGTGAGAACAAGGAGACAACAGAACTGCGAGGCATCCATATGCTAGATAGCAGAATGAAGTCCGATTTGGCCACTTTGGAGGTTGACAAAACTCCTCCTGCAGAAGGAAATGAAAACCAGGATATTTTGGATGTCAACAAG CAACAAGGAACGAGTGGAACACAGGATCTTGGAACTGCAATCGGGAACAACAAAATGAATATGTCGGAGGATGAAGATATTCCTGTTTGCAGTGGATATCAAATTGGACCGACAATTGAGAGTAATAAAATGAATATGTCAGAAGATGCAGGTATTCCTGATTGCGGTGAATATCAAATTGATCCAACTGTTATCGAGGTTAATGAGGTCGAGTCTACCAAAAGACTACCGAACCAAGAACTTTTGGACAATAGAGAA CAACTAGCAATGGAGGAAGGACAACATTTAGAAACTACAATtgaaaacaacaaaatgaaTTTGCCAAATGAAGCAGATGCTCTTGTTTGTGGTGAACACCAAATCGATTCAACTGGTACAGAAGTTCCTGAGGTCAAATCTTCCAGTGTTATACAGAACCAAGAACTTTTGGACAATAAAGAG GACCAGGTAACGGAGAAAAGAATGGAGTGTCACACCGCATATGAAAGTggaatacccttagaagaagccTATAAATTTGGTGATGGAGTGGATACCTGTGTGGTTGCTGTGAAT ATAACGGAGAAAAGAATGGAGTGTGAAATTGCATATGAAAGTAGAATATCCTTGGAAGAAGCCTATACACTTGGTGGAGCGGATACCTGTGGGGTTGCTGTGAATGTTAGTGATTCAACGCAGAACAAAGAAACTTGCACCACTGAGGAG GCAATGGAGGACAAGCAACACCATGAAGTTGAACATGTGAATGAGGAGAGGATTTTGGAAGACACAACTATGATAGATAGTAGTGAATTGAAATCTGATGTAACTCATGTGGAGGTTGACATGGCTGGGTCAAAGGAGGGAACACTGAACCAGCATGCAACTGATGTGGAGGTTGGCATGGCTGGGTCAAAGGAGGGAACACTGAACCAGTATGCTTTAAGTGTGGAAACG GAAGCGGCAGTGCAAGAGAAGCAGGATCATGAAATGGCCGGTGAAGACAACAGAGATGTGGCTGATGTGAATGCACTTGAATGTAGGGTGAAACCTGATGGAGTTGTTAAATTGTCTCATGAGACTCTTCTTACAACACAATCTGTTTCTTCCGAGGACAAGGAGAATGCACCTTCCTTTGAGGAACATAATATAACAGAAGTTGCAGGCTTTGAATCAAATCAAACTACAGGGATGGAACCTGAAGGAGCTCTTCCACTAGAGCCTAAAAACATGGTAGAAGTGAAACAAGAAAATTTGGAGAGTGAAACCGAAAGATCCATTTTTAGGGAGAATGATGAAGTGACTTGCAAAGATCAGACCTCAGCATGCGTTTTGATTTCTCCTTCAAATGTCGATGACCAGTGTGACGATGATAATGGATGGGCTGAAGAACCGACAAAAAGCAATGACAAGTTAGCTTCTGATTCAATAAACACATCTTGCCGTGACCCTGTCAAATTTGGCAAGTCAAGTAATGAAGAGGTTAAGAAAGCACAGAATATCAGATCTATGTATCTAAAAGATATTAAAGAATCTCTGGGAAGAATTCGTGCTGAACCATTAAACAGAGTACAGGCCACCAATTTTTGTTATCCCTCAAGGCATGCAGTTCAGGAATCACATTCAGCTTGCAAGGAGATCAAAGTGCCTTTGCGTGACAGTGGAAGGGATTTCGGAAGAGATCGTGCACTAGAGTTGGTTGCTACAAGTCCAGCAGAAGAGAGTTCTCGATGGAGACAAGAACAGTATGCACTTCAAATTTTAGAAGATGTGCAAAACGCTCGAATTGCTGAGAAAACtaggatggagatggagatcagaATACTGAAAGCACAAATTGCTAGCATGGAGAGACAGGTGATGAACTTGGATCACTTCTCTGAGGTGAAGTCCAGATCAAAAAGGCACTAG
- the LOC117848057 gene encoding uncharacterized protein isoform X6 — protein sequence MAAADDDDSDVILLVHQLPVDMDGPDEGRLAHLLPPLHRAPPPPPPPPFRAPPPPQAVASAEHRLYFRGWLGAPRHWEVWVAKLRPLHAPLWRRLGIHDAVLASTYRIKPDASHVLHLASFWSPATSTFAFPWGEATLTLHDVAVIAGLPATGSPVPAPLQPEWRPDEAALNGVRLGFNRSACKKAHLSAWIKHFLTDHNDTVLEHAAFLALWLTRFVLPGHPESTMRQAVFPIAVRLARGERVALAPAVLASLYRDLRDIKSFLVAAGAASTTGNADMLSSLSLYSPLYLLHLWIWERFPALRPGRENLLGDGEPMAARWHDLSRKANPTLIREVLNSRDNFLWQLPYATALKKYSGWVCSSDLTGNDQLRLLAHCLRPCELVGMDCIEQYLPHRVARQFGLDQDVPMDVRRANQDWAVAWQTYELEGKNVSLFIPQSEPGITARYAQWWKQQVQPSDLRAGAPSIPLESKTSKRRVKKTPAAMEAEAEKERRMKKARVSPSDKKRKLEELYDPKFSGWLAAGRSGISDAAGSSYKKGSLPKYDMGSDEALLPNVGATNDDVVLLLPRLQTASPAVVVPKKDDIMNPVIGDGGNSIVDISPEISTNELEGGATAMQKEETLNNPVVRSLDITDKPEDDTAVMKSEEEAMEISVARSLDIKDRPEEGTTLVMELEKEAMETHNIPEDDTIKVPQLGYEKLRDTAPAPIEEDTKEKPCADDKDLAEKDVDESMEVYKVKQAEGEGCDLLMEKYGDNVADALGERCDLLIEKDGANITDALGVEQAAEGQATSLTKKSIHDHVEEITLVEELDEQSERATRIRAEDIPEEITQAHEKESDNNDMMKDSKNSTDSEMLCSSATVQFKGGMMEKQCIQNVEPNNQRELSSESDAAAMKVEGIYDHRTMDMEELALTQKHDHKIIGENKATAILERSHMLDSGVKSDLITLEVDEIHTAGGMQNQEILDLDKHKMVPKQKQDRIIIWENKETMVLEGSHMLDSRVKSDSVTLETDETHAGGGIRHQEILGLDKEMALKQKQDHIIACENKETTELRGIHMLDSRMKSDLATLEVDKTPPAEGNENQDILDVNKQQGTSGTQDLGTAIGNNKMNMSEDEDIPVCSGYQIGPTIESNKMNMSEDAGIPDCGEYQIDPTVIEVNEVESTKRLPNQELLDNREQLAMEEGQHLETTIENNKMNLPNEADALVCGEHQIDSTGTEVPEVKSSSVIQNQELLDNKEVTEKRMECHTAYESGIPLEEAYKFGDGVDTCVVAVNDQITEKRMECEIAYESRISLEEAYTLGGADTCGVAVNVSDSTQNKETCTTEEAMEDKQHHEVEHVNEERILEDTTMIDSSELKSDVTHVEVDMAGSKEGTLNQHATDVEVGMAGSKEGTLNQYALSVETEAAVQEKQDHEMAGEDNRDVADVNALECRVKPDGVVKLSHETLLTTQSVSSEDKENAPSFEEHNITEVAGFESNQTTGMEPEGALPLEPKNMVEVKQENLESETERSIFRENDEVTCKDQTSACVLISPSNVDDQCDDDNGWAEEPTKSNDKLASDSINTSCRDPVKFGKSSNEEVKKAQNIRSMYLKDIKESLGRIRAEPLNRVQATNFCYPSRHAVQESHSACKEIKVPLRDSGRDFGRDRALELVATSPAEESSRWRQEQYALQILEDVQNARIAEKTRMEMEIRILKAQIASMERQVMNLDHFSEVKSRSKRH from the exons atggccgccgccgacgatgaCGACAGCGATGtgatcctcctcgtccaccaGCTCCCCGTCGACATGGACGGGCCCGACGAGGGCCGCCTCGCCCATCTCCTGCCCCCGCTCCACCGCgcccctcccccgcccccgcctccccccttccgcgcccctcccccaccccaagccgtcgcctccgccgagCACCGCCTCTACTTCCGCGGCTGGCTCGGCGCCCCGCGCCATTGGGAGGTCTGGGTCGCCAAGCTCCGCCCGCTCCACGCCCCGCTCTGGCGCCGCCTCGGCATCCACGACGCCGTCCTCGCCTCCACCTACAGGATCAAGCCCGACGCCTCCCACGTCCTCCACCTCGCCTCCTTCTGGTCCCCCGCCACATCCACCTTCGCCTTCCCCTGGGGCGAGGCCACCCTCACCCTCCACGACGTCGCCGTCATCGCCGGATTGCCCGCCACCGGCTCCCCCGTCCCCGCGCCGCTACAGCCCGAATGGCGCCCCGACGAGGCCGCGCTCAACGGGGTGCGCCTCGGCTTCAACCGCAGCGCCTGCAAGAAGGCGCACCTCTCCGCCTGGATCAAGCACTTCCTCACCGATCACAACGACACCGTCCTCGAGCACGCCGCCTTCCTCGCCCTCTGGCTCACGCGCTTCGTGCTCCCGGGCCACCCGGAGTCCACCATGCGCCAGGCTGTCTTCCCCATCGCCGTCCGCCTCGCGCGCGGCGAGCGCGtcgcgctcgcgcccgccgTGCTCGCCTCCCTCTACAGGGACCTGCGCGACATCAAGTCATTCCTCGTCGCCGCAGGTGCCGCCTCCACCACTGGCAATGCTGATATGCTATCTTCCTTATCCCTCTATTCGCCCCTCTACCTTCTTCATCTCTGGATATGGGAGCGCTTCCCTGCGCTCAGGCCTGGAAGGGAGAACCTGCTGGGGGATGGTGAGCCCATGGCCGCTCGCTGGCATGATCTGAGCAGAAAGGCCAACCCGACACTCATACGCGAGGTCCTCAATTCAAGGGACAACTTTCTATGGCAGCTTCCTTATGCCACTGCTCTCAAGAAGTACAGTGGCTGGGTTTGCAGCAGCGATCTCACTGGAAATGATCAACTGAGATTGCTGGCACACTGCTTGCGGCCTTGTGAGCTTGTGGGGATGGATTGCATTGAGCAGTACCTCCCACACCGCGTTGCAAGGCAGTTTGGACTGGACCAAGATGTGCCTATGGATGTTCGCCGTGCCAATCAGGATTGGGCGGTTGCTTGGCAGACCTATGAACTGGAGGGGAAGAATGTGAGTTTATTCATCCCTCAGTCTGAACCTGGGATCACGGCACGGTATGCGCAGTGGTGGAAGCAGCAAGTACAACCTTCTGATCTTCGTGCAGGGGCACCAAGCATTCCACTGGAGTCAAAGACTTCCAAACGCAGGGTGAAAAAGACGCCAGCTGCAATGGAAGCTGAGGCAGAGAAGGAGCGCAGGATGAAGAAGGCCCGTGTCTCACCTAGTGACAAAAAACGCAAGCTTGAAGAGTTGTATGATCCAAAGTTCTCAGGTTGGCTTGCAGCTGGACGAAGTGGGATAAGTGATGCTGCTGGCAGCAGCTACAAAAAGGGATCCTTGCCAAAATATGACATGGGATCAGATGAGGCGTTGCTGCCTAATGTTGGAGCTACCAATGATGATGTTGTGCTACTTCTGCCAAGGCTACAAACAGCAAGTCCTGCTGTAGTTGTGCCCAAGAAGGATGATATCATGAATCCGGTTATAGGTGATGGAGGAAACTCCATAGTAGATATTTCCCCAGAAATCTCCACTAATGAACTTGAAGGAGGTGCTACTGCAATGCAGAAGGAGGAAACACTTAATAATCCTGTAGTCAGGTCTCTTGATATCACAGATAAGCCAGAAGATGACACTGCGGTAATGAAGTCAGAGGAGGAAGCTATGGAAATTTCTGTAGCTAGGTCTCTTGATATCAAAGATAGGCCAGAAGAAGGAACCACTTTGGTAATGGAGTTGGAGAAGGAAGCTATGGAAACACATAATATTCCTGAAGACGATACTATAAAAGTTCCTCAATTAGGATATGAAAAGTTAAGAGATACAGCACCAGCACCGATAGAGGAAGATACCAAGGAAAAGCCCTGTGCAGATGACAAGGATCTAGCAGAGAAAGATGTAGATGAGTCCATGGAGGTTTACAAAGTAAAACAAGCCGAAGGGGAGGGATGCGACCTGTTGATGGAGAAATACGGTGATAATGTTGCTGATGCTCTTGGAGAGAGATGTGATTTATTAATTGAGAAAGATGGTGCTAATATTACTGATGCTCTTGGAGTAGAACAGGCGGCAGAAGGACAAGCCACGTCATTGACAAAGAAAAGTATACATGACCATGTTGAGGAAATTACTCTAGTTGAGGAGCTGGATGAACAAAGCGAGAGGGCTACAAGGATAAGAGCGGAGGACATCCCTGAAGAAATCACTCAGGCACATGAAAAGGAATCTGATAATAATGATATGATGAAAGATTCAAAGAACTCAACCGACAGTGAGATGCTTTGTAGTTCAGCTACTGTACAGTTTAAAGGAGGCATGATGGAGAAGCAATGCATTCAGAATGTTGAGCCGAATAATCAGAGGGAACTGTCATCTGAATCTGATGCAGCTGCTATGAAGGTTGAAGGAATTTATGACCACAGAACCATGGATATGGAG GAACTGGCTCTGACACAGAAACATGACCACAAAATCATAGGCGAGAACAAGGCAACAGCAATATTGGAAAGAAGCCATATGCTGGATAGTGGAGTGAAATCTGATTTGATCACTTTGGAGGTTGATGAAATTCACACTGCAGGAGGAATGCAAAACCAGGAAATTTTGGACTTGGACAAG CACAAAATGGTTCCAAAACAGAAACAGGACCGCATAATCATATGGGAGAACAAGGAGACAATGGTTTTGGAAGGCAGCCATATGCTAGATAGCAGAGTGAAATCGGATTCGGTCACTTTGGAGACTGATGAAACTCATGCTGGAGGAGGAATTCGACACCAGGAAATTTTGGGCTTGGATAAG GAAATGGCTCTGAAACAAAAACAGGACCACATAATCGCATGTGAGAACAAGGAGACAACAGAACTGCGAGGCATCCATATGCTAGATAGCAGAATGAAGTCCGATTTGGCCACTTTGGAGGTTGACAAAACTCCTCCTGCAGAAGGAAATGAAAACCAGGATATTTTGGATGTCAACAAG CAACAAGGAACGAGTGGAACACAGGATCTTGGAACTGCAATCGGGAACAACAAAATGAATATGTCGGAGGATGAAGATATTCCTGTTTGCAGTGGATATCAAATTGGACCGACAATTGAGAGTAATAAAATGAATATGTCAGAAGATGCAGGTATTCCTGATTGCGGTGAATATCAAATTGATCCAACTGTTATCGAGGTTAATGAGGTCGAGTCTACCAAAAGACTACCGAACCAAGAACTTTTGGACAATAGAGAA CAACTAGCAATGGAGGAAGGACAACATTTAGAAACTACAATtgaaaacaacaaaatgaaTTTGCCAAATGAAGCAGATGCTCTTGTTTGTGGTGAACACCAAATCGATTCAACTGGTACAGAAGTTCCTGAGGTCAAATCTTCCAGTGTTATACAGAACCAAGAACTTTTGGACAATAAAGAG GTAACGGAGAAAAGAATGGAGTGTCACACCGCATATGAAAGTggaatacccttagaagaagccTATAAATTTGGTGATGGAGTGGATACCTGTGTGGTTGCTGTGAAT GACCAGATAACGGAGAAAAGAATGGAGTGTGAAATTGCATATGAAAGTAGAATATCCTTGGAAGAAGCCTATACACTTGGTGGAGCGGATACCTGTGGGGTTGCTGTGAATGTTAGTGATTCAACGCAGAACAAAGAAACTTGCACCACTGAGGAG GCAATGGAGGACAAGCAACACCATGAAGTTGAACATGTGAATGAGGAGAGGATTTTGGAAGACACAACTATGATAGATAGTAGTGAATTGAAATCTGATGTAACTCATGTGGAGGTTGACATGGCTGGGTCAAAGGAGGGAACACTGAACCAGCATGCAACTGATGTGGAGGTTGGCATGGCTGGGTCAAAGGAGGGAACACTGAACCAGTATGCTTTAAGTGTGGAAACG GAAGCGGCAGTGCAAGAGAAGCAGGATCATGAAATGGCCGGTGAAGACAACAGAGATGTGGCTGATGTGAATGCACTTGAATGTAGGGTGAAACCTGATGGAGTTGTTAAATTGTCTCATGAGACTCTTCTTACAACACAATCTGTTTCTTCCGAGGACAAGGAGAATGCACCTTCCTTTGAGGAACATAATATAACAGAAGTTGCAGGCTTTGAATCAAATCAAACTACAGGGATGGAACCTGAAGGAGCTCTTCCACTAGAGCCTAAAAACATGGTAGAAGTGAAACAAGAAAATTTGGAGAGTGAAACCGAAAGATCCATTTTTAGGGAGAATGATGAAGTGACTTGCAAAGATCAGACCTCAGCATGCGTTTTGATTTCTCCTTCAAATGTCGATGACCAGTGTGACGATGATAATGGATGGGCTGAAGAACCGACAAAAAGCAATGACAAGTTAGCTTCTGATTCAATAAACACATCTTGCCGTGACCCTGTCAAATTTGGCAAGTCAAGTAATGAAGAGGTTAAGAAAGCACAGAATATCAGATCTATGTATCTAAAAGATATTAAAGAATCTCTGGGAAGAATTCGTGCTGAACCATTAAACAGAGTACAGGCCACCAATTTTTGTTATCCCTCAAGGCATGCAGTTCAGGAATCACATTCAGCTTGCAAGGAGATCAAAGTGCCTTTGCGTGACAGTGGAAGGGATTTCGGAAGAGATCGTGCACTAGAGTTGGTTGCTACAAGTCCAGCAGAAGAGAGTTCTCGATGGAGACAAGAACAGTATGCACTTCAAATTTTAGAAGATGTGCAAAACGCTCGAATTGCTGAGAAAACtaggatggagatggagatcagaATACTGAAAGCACAAATTGCTAGCATGGAGAGACAGGTGATGAACTTGGATCACTTCTCTGAGGTGAAGTCCAGATCAAAAAGGCACTAG